One part of the Oceanihabitans sp. IOP_32 genome encodes these proteins:
- a CDS encoding AGE family epimerase/isomerase, with protein MNFSKLYKDTLLNDVIPFWEKHSIDQKNGGYFTCLNTKGDVYDTDKFIWLQGRQAWTFSMLYNKVEKNENWLAIAKNGIDFLRKYGMNSEGDFYFSVTADGKPLVQAYNIFSDCFAAMAFSQYAIASGDEEVKALAKKTYFNILNRIENPKGKYEKNTDTRPLVGFSLPMILSNLVLELEAILDPKEVEKTIDYSIHQVMEVFLDKKTGLIFENVLPNGEHHDSFNGRLLNPGHGIEAMWFMIDIGVRKNDQALIDKATETILTILDYSWDDKYDGIFYFMDAKGHPPQQLEWDQKLWWVHLETLVALAKAYEHTKNPEILKWYHKVHDYAWAHFSDPENGEWFGYLNRQGEVLLNLKGGKWKGCFHVPRAMYQCWQSFEKIEANQK; from the coding sequence ATGAATTTTTCTAAACTTTATAAAGATACGTTACTTAATGATGTGATTCCATTTTGGGAAAAGCACTCTATCGACCAAAAAAATGGCGGTTATTTTACCTGTTTAAACACTAAGGGAGATGTTTATGATACCGATAAATTTATTTGGCTTCAAGGGCGACAAGCCTGGACTTTTTCAATGCTTTACAACAAAGTTGAGAAAAATGAAAATTGGTTGGCCATTGCTAAGAATGGTATAGATTTTTTGCGTAAATACGGCATGAACAGCGAAGGAGACTTTTATTTTTCTGTTACGGCCGATGGTAAACCCTTAGTGCAAGCTTATAACATATTTTCAGATTGCTTTGCGGCTATGGCGTTTAGTCAGTATGCTATAGCTTCTGGTGATGAGGAGGTAAAAGCACTTGCCAAAAAGACCTATTTTAATATTTTAAATAGAATCGAGAATCCAAAAGGTAAGTACGAAAAAAATACCGATACAAGACCACTAGTTGGATTTTCACTTCCTATGATTTTATCTAATTTGGTACTGGAATTAGAGGCCATTTTAGACCCAAAAGAAGTAGAAAAAACTATAGATTACAGCATCCATCAAGTTATGGAGGTGTTCCTAGATAAAAAAACAGGTTTAATTTTTGAAAATGTTTTACCAAACGGCGAGCATCATGACAGTTTTAATGGACGTTTATTAAATCCAGGACATGGCATTGAGGCCATGTGGTTTATGATAGATATTGGTGTACGTAAAAACGACCAAGCTCTTATTGATAAAGCTACCGAAACGATTTTAACAATTCTAGACTATAGCTGGGATGATAAATATGATGGCATTTTCTATTTTATGGATGCCAAAGGACATCCCCCTCAGCAATTAGAATGGGACCAAAAACTGTGGTGGGTACATTTAGAAACCTTAGTAGCACTTGCAAAAGCATACGAACACACTAAAAACCCTGAAATTTTAAAATGGTACCATAAGGTTCACGACTACGCTTGGGCTCATTTTTCAGATCCAGAAAATGGCGAATGGTTTGGTTATTTAAACCGTCAGGGTGAGGTTTTATTAAACTTAAAAGGGGGTAAGTGGAAAGGCTGTTTCCATGTACCAAGAGCAATGTATCAATGTTGGCAGTCTTTTGAAAAAATTGAAGCCAATCAAAAATAA
- a CDS encoding FadR/GntR family transcriptional regulator, translated as MKTNLKKIVPIENLSLVDKVELRLKQYFKDNNLKIGDPIPKELEFASALGVSRTVIREALLRLRTIGVIESKKRSGMVLTQPDIIQNFEKAIQYNLLGEEALVDIFELRLILEMGMADLLFARKTPEDIAVLDKIVSKQEKEEQDTTIFSLEHEIAFHGKLYEMSRNTTLQRFQNLLLPVFEYVHDNMPEGAKDYKYSKGEFVTHRDLFKILKDGDAATFREAMRNHLEPHFDRILAMVKL; from the coding sequence ATGAAAACAAACCTCAAAAAAATAGTACCCATAGAAAACTTATCGCTTGTAGATAAAGTAGAGCTTCGATTAAAACAATATTTTAAAGACAATAATTTAAAAATCGGTGATCCTATACCGAAAGAATTAGAGTTTGCATCAGCTTTAGGTGTAAGTAGAACCGTTATTCGAGAAGCGCTTTTAAGATTGAGAACCATAGGTGTAATAGAGTCCAAAAAACGAAGTGGGATGGTGCTAACTCAACCTGATATTATACAAAACTTTGAAAAAGCTATTCAATACAATTTACTAGGAGAAGAAGCCTTAGTCGATATTTTCGAGCTCCGATTGATTTTAGAAATGGGTATGGCCGATTTATTATTTGCTAGAAAAACCCCGGAAGACATTGCTGTACTAGACAAAATTGTTTCTAAGCAAGAAAAAGAAGAACAAGATACCACAATTTTTAGTTTAGAACACGAAATTGCTTTTCACGGAAAATTATATGAAATGTCTCGCAACACGACATTACAGCGGTTTCAAAACCTTTTATTGCCTGTTTTTGAATATGTACACGACAATATGCCAGAAGGTGCTAAAGATTATAAATATTCTAAAGGAGAGTTTGTCACACATAGGGATTTGTTTAAAATATTAAAAGACGGCGATGCGGCAACATTTAGAGAAGCCATGCGAAATCATCTTGAACCGCACTTTGATCGTATTTTAGCCATGGTTAAACTATAA
- a CDS encoding RagB/SusD family nutrient uptake outer membrane protein, which translates to MKKYIYILFALLGLSSCESELEITSPSQLTAAGFWDTEEGARAAHTGLYGTYRSSNFNFWLLGEIRSDIWGGNTFESPSFISLIESNITATTAPFGGWSGFYSNIHKLNDFIVNAPNVAFVNESDRNHLLGQAYGLRAFYYYTLLKTWGDVPISLEPLADISPEGLSKARSPQSEVMELVKSDIAMSLSLFGSDNSFWADSKVYWSKAATLALKGDVFIWSGNVLGGGAADFTEAKSALNQIASLGVSLENDYANLWGIDNEGNDEFIFAVQYKENEASNFYNSFTGRATEISPTFNSDGTSMQDFVINGANRFGPEEKTLLLLDDNDDTRKAANFIYLYSNDNGGAGYPNYDAANYFGAVFSKFLGREDGAGGRIFESDVPVYRYADVLLLLAEAKNLLGEDPSGEINQIRERAYGANYNPAIHAYTNSSQTDNANAILDERYKEFIGEGKRWWDLRRAGNSFVINNVPFLNPGDEYKMLLPITADMIGRNPLLVQTPGY; encoded by the coding sequence ATGAAAAAATATATATACATTTTATTTGCATTGCTAGGATTGAGTTCATGCGAAAGCGAACTTGAAATTACAAGCCCTAGTCAATTAACAGCCGCCGGTTTTTGGGATACCGAAGAAGGTGCAAGAGCTGCTCATACGGGGTTGTATGGCACATACCGCAGTAGTAACTTTAATTTTTGGTTATTAGGAGAAATAAGAAGCGACATATGGGGTGGAAACACATTTGAGTCACCTTCATTTATTAGTCTAATTGAGTCTAATATAACGGCAACAACAGCTCCATTTGGTGGCTGGAGTGGTTTTTATTCAAACATTCATAAGCTTAACGATTTTATTGTTAATGCACCCAATGTTGCATTTGTTAATGAATCGGATAGGAATCATTTACTTGGTCAAGCTTATGGTTTAAGAGCCTTTTATTATTATACCCTTTTAAAAACTTGGGGCGACGTTCCAATTTCATTAGAGCCTTTGGCTGATATAAGTCCTGAAGGATTGAGTAAAGCTAGATCACCTCAAAGTGAGGTTATGGAATTAGTTAAGTCTGATATTGCTATGTCTTTAAGTTTATTTGGATCAGATAATAGTTTTTGGGCAGATAGTAAGGTGTATTGGTCTAAAGCTGCAACATTAGCGCTTAAAGGAGATGTTTTCATATGGTCTGGTAATGTATTAGGTGGTGGTGCGGCAGATTTTACTGAGGCCAAATCTGCTTTAAATCAAATTGCAAGCCTAGGCGTTAGTTTAGAAAATGATTATGCTAATTTATGGGGTATCGATAATGAAGGTAATGATGAGTTTATTTTTGCGGTGCAGTACAAGGAGAATGAGGCCTCTAACTTTTATAACAGTTTTACAGGAAGAGCTACCGAAATTTCACCTACATTTAATAGTGACGGTACGTCAATGCAAGATTTTGTAATAAATGGTGCAAATAGATTTGGTCCAGAAGAAAAAACATTGTTATTATTAGATGATAATGACGATACTCGTAAAGCCGCTAATTTTATTTATTTATATTCCAATGATAATGGCGGAGCTGGATATCCAAACTATGACGCCGCAAATTATTTTGGTGCGGTGTTCTCTAAGTTTTTGGGTAGAGAAGATGGTGCAGGAGGTAGAATTTTTGAGAGTGATGTACCAGTTTATAGATATGCAGATGTTCTTTTATTGTTAGCCGAAGCAAAAAATTTATTAGGAGAGGACCCTTCGGGTGAAATAAACCAAATAAGAGAACGAGCTTATGGTGCTAATTATAATCCTGCGATTCATGCTTATACAAATAGCTCGCAAACTGATAATGCCAATGCTATTTTAGATGAGCGTTATAAAGAGTTTATTGGAGAAGGTAAAAGATGGTGGGATTTAAGACGAGCTGGTAATAGTTTTGTCATAAATAATGTGCCTTTTTTAAATCCTGGCGATGAATATAAAATGTTACTACCTATTACAGCAGATATGATAGGAAGAAACCCATTGCTGGTTCAAACACCAGGTTACTAA
- a CDS encoding sialidase family protein, producing MIRSTVLLLMMVLLGSCKDNKNAERVENNEPKKEDLEFVALFNAGMEEGVNCYRIPAIVTAPNGDLIAAIDQRVPDCGDLKWSRDINIIVRRSSDNGKTWTPIEMVIDFPEGKSASDPSMIVDEVTGDIFMFYNYMNLDTEKDIYYLHVMKSSDNGKTWSEPEDITSQIAKPEWHKDFKFITSGRGIQTRSGKLLHTMVNLNSGLHLFGSDDHGKTWYFIDTPVLPADESKVIELADGSLMINARVNKEGIRYVHTSNDDGKTWQTNPVPELIDPGCNASIIRYTAIEDGYEKNRILFSNAQSKNKRVNMSVRISYDEGKTWSEGKTVYPGSSAYSSLTILENGDIGLFFEKDEYKNNEFVSFSLEWLTDGKDSYKAPKKQE from the coding sequence ATGATTAGAAGTACAGTTTTATTACTAATGATGGTATTATTAGGATCTTGTAAAGATAATAAGAATGCAGAGCGAGTTGAGAATAATGAGCCCAAGAAAGAGGATTTAGAATTTGTAGCACTGTTTAATGCAGGCATGGAAGAGGGTGTTAATTGTTACCGGATTCCTGCCATTGTCACAGCACCTAACGGCGATTTAATTGCCGCTATCGATCAGCGCGTGCCAGATTGTGGTGACTTAAAATGGAGTAGAGATATTAATATTATTGTTAGAAGAAGTAGCGATAATGGTAAAACGTGGACACCTATTGAGATGGTGATCGATTTTCCAGAAGGTAAATCGGCTTCCGATCCATCAATGATTGTAGATGAAGTTACAGGCGATATTTTTATGTTCTATAATTACATGAATTTAGACACCGAAAAAGACATTTACTATTTACACGTTATGAAGAGCTCAGACAATGGTAAAACCTGGAGCGAGCCAGAAGATATCACGTCTCAAATTGCAAAGCCAGAATGGCATAAAGATTTTAAATTTATTACTTCAGGTCGTGGTATTCAAACACGTTCAGGAAAACTATTACACACGATGGTTAACCTAAATAGCGGTTTGCACTTATTTGGAAGTGACGACCATGGTAAAACTTGGTATTTTATCGATACACCTGTTTTACCTGCTGATGAATCTAAGGTTATTGAACTTGCAGATGGCTCTTTAATGATTAACGCCAGAGTGAATAAAGAAGGCATACGTTATGTACATACTTCTAACGACGACGGTAAAACTTGGCAGACCAATCCAGTACCAGAATTAATTGATCCTGGTTGTAATGCAAGTATTATTCGATATACAGCCATTGAAGATGGATACGAAAAAAATAGAATACTTTTTTCTAATGCCCAATCTAAAAACAAGCGTGTAAATATGTCTGTTCGTATTAGTTACGATGAAGGAAAAACGTGGAGTGAAGGGAAGACCGTGTATCCAGGTTCATCGGCTTACTCGTCTTTAACTATTTTGGAAAACGGTGATATAGGTCTATTTTTTGAAAAGGACGAATACAAAAACAATGAGTTTGTTAGCTTCTCATTAGAATGGTTAACCGATGGAAAAGACAGCTATAAAGCACCAAAAAAACAAGAATAG
- a CDS encoding GDSL-type esterase/lipase family protein, whose protein sequence is MSRKIINSSVFIVFFMTCMGFGQTIRVACVGNSVTYGAGIEGRATNAYPAQLQNLLGAQYQVANFGFSGATMLKNGHKPYWDKSEFKASQDFAPQIVIIHLGLNDQGNNNWPKHKDEFISDYLDMIAIYKNLPSKPKVIICKMTPTFSGHHWFEEGMRESFQDIQDKIETIAKKASVDIINLHEPLYRYPEYFPDHLHPTKQGATVIAQKVYSAITGNFGGLKLPEYYGENMVFQQNAPLVISGTANANDVITVALNNQNATVKVPENGAWQITLPAMKAGGPYPLKIQSKQSKNIHFNNVYIGEVWLASGQSNMDFKVREMQSASSVLKDSLHSKIFVFSMDPKVLHGNPFNDEELTHLSTNDYFKYSGWSHNNKDAIKNFSAVAYAFAYQLQKELNVPVGIICNAVGGSPIQSWISRERMEQTHETISLLNDSWQNPLMDSWVSKRKSENFNRNKNLKARHPYDATFLFDTGILPLRDFNFKGVIWYQGESNTEHIDLHTQLFKMLVNDWRIHFNKPELSFYYTQLSSINRPNWGAFRDSQRKLLAIHNTGMAVSLDVGHKTDVHPTQKWIIGERLAKVALAKSYNKPVAYSGPLLDFVNVIKDKLEVHFKFSKGLKTIDGSAVKDLEIAGEDKVFVKANAEIKGDRLIVWSEKITKPRFVRYGYTSYTRANLINKYGLPAPTFSNTTD, encoded by the coding sequence ATGTCTCGTAAAATAATTAATAGCAGTGTATTTATAGTGTTTTTTATGACTTGTATGGGCTTCGGACAAACTATTAGAGTGGCTTGCGTTGGAAATTCTGTGACTTATGGTGCTGGTATTGAAGGTAGAGCCACCAATGCTTACCCTGCCCAATTACAAAATTTACTCGGCGCCCAATATCAGGTGGCCAATTTTGGATTCTCTGGCGCTACCATGCTTAAAAATGGGCATAAACCTTATTGGGATAAATCTGAATTTAAAGCATCTCAAGACTTCGCACCTCAAATTGTAATTATCCATTTAGGATTAAATGATCAAGGCAATAACAATTGGCCAAAACATAAAGACGAATTTATTTCGGATTATTTAGACATGATAGCGATTTATAAAAATCTGCCATCAAAACCTAAAGTCATCATTTGTAAAATGACACCTACTTTTTCTGGGCACCATTGGTTCGAAGAGGGTATGCGTGAAAGTTTTCAAGACATTCAAGATAAAATCGAAACCATTGCTAAAAAAGCAAGCGTAGATATTATAAATCTGCATGAACCCCTATATCGTTATCCAGAATATTTCCCGGATCATTTACATCCCACAAAACAAGGGGCTACCGTAATAGCACAGAAAGTATATAGCGCCATTACTGGGAATTTTGGCGGACTAAAACTCCCAGAATACTATGGTGAAAACATGGTGTTTCAACAAAATGCACCGCTTGTTATTTCTGGCACAGCCAACGCGAACGATGTTATAACGGTTGCTTTAAATAATCAAAATGCAACCGTAAAAGTACCAGAAAATGGAGCTTGGCAAATTACGTTACCTGCGATGAAAGCTGGCGGGCCTTATCCGCTTAAAATACAATCAAAACAATCAAAAAACATTCATTTTAATAACGTGTATATTGGCGAAGTTTGGTTGGCTTCTGGACAATCTAATATGGATTTCAAAGTGCGAGAAATGCAATCGGCATCTTCCGTTTTAAAAGACTCACTCCATTCGAAAATTTTTGTGTTTTCCATGGATCCAAAGGTCTTACATGGAAACCCATTTAATGATGAAGAGTTAACACATTTAAGTACAAACGATTATTTTAAATATTCTGGTTGGAGTCACAATAATAAAGACGCTATAAAGAATTTTTCTGCGGTAGCTTACGCTTTTGCTTATCAGCTTCAAAAAGAATTAAACGTGCCTGTTGGCATTATTTGTAACGCTGTTGGCGGCTCGCCCATACAAAGTTGGATAAGCAGAGAACGCATGGAGCAAACGCACGAAACCATTAGTTTACTTAATGATTCATGGCAAAATCCGTTGATGGACTCTTGGGTGTCTAAAAGAAAATCTGAAAATTTTAATCGTAATAAAAATTTAAAAGCGAGACATCCTTACGATGCCACGTTTTTATTTGATACAGGAATTCTACCACTTAGAGATTTCAATTTTAAAGGGGTTATTTGGTATCAAGGAGAATCGAACACAGAGCATATCGATTTACATACACAACTATTTAAAATGTTAGTTAACGATTGGCGTATACATTTTAACAAGCCAGAACTTTCTTTTTATTATACCCAATTGAGTAGCATTAACCGTCCCAATTGGGGTGCCTTTAGAGACTCGCAGCGCAAATTATTAGCTATTCATAATACTGGAATGGCTGTATCTTTAGATGTTGGTCATAAAACCGACGTGCATCCTACACAAAAATGGATTATTGGTGAGCGATTAGCTAAAGTCGCCTTAGCCAAATCTTACAATAAACCAGTGGCGTATTCGGGACCTTTGTTAGATTTTGTAAATGTGATAAAAGACAAATTGGAAGTCCATTTTAAATTCAGTAAAGGTTTGAAAACCATTGATGGCTCTGCCGTAAAAGATTTAGAAATAGCTGGAGAAGATAAAGTTTTCGTAAAAGCTAATGCTGAAATTAAAGGCGATAGGCTGATAGTTTGGTCAGAAAAGATTACAAAACCCAGATTCGTGAGATATGGCTACACGTCTTATACTCGTGCAAATCTTATAAATAAATACGGTTTACCAGCACCAACATTTTCAAATACCACAGATTAG
- a CDS encoding dihydrodipicolinate synthase family protein — protein MKIKNLIAAAYAPMHKDGSLNTAKIKDYSQFLINNKVSGIFMNGSTGDFTSLSTAERKEITLAWSQNKSEDLYLIDHVGHANLHEAKELATYAADKVDAIAVLAPYYFRLNAIDKLVQYCKEVAACAPHIPFYYYHIPVLTGANFNMNDFLKLAENEIPNLAGIKFTNNNLIDFQHSKKVSNGKFNILFGYDELFINSLPLGATGWVGSTYNHLAPLYYKIKDLFEKGKMAEAADLQTKAIRFVEILDSKGGFNGVGKGFMRVLGIDCGPSRFPHSTLTDNDYKIIKQELDAIGLADLFSK, from the coding sequence ATGAAAATAAAAAATTTAATAGCTGCAGCTTATGCACCTATGCACAAAGACGGTTCTTTGAATACCGCAAAGATTAAAGATTATAGTCAGTTTTTAATCAATAATAAAGTTTCAGGTATTTTTATGAATGGATCTACAGGAGATTTTACATCCTTATCTACTGCAGAGCGCAAAGAAATAACCTTAGCTTGGTCTCAAAACAAATCGGAAGATTTATATTTAATCGATCACGTTGGTCATGCCAATTTGCATGAAGCAAAAGAATTGGCAACTTATGCTGCAGATAAAGTGGACGCCATTGCGGTTTTAGCGCCTTATTACTTTAGGTTAAATGCCATCGATAAATTGGTTCAGTATTGTAAAGAAGTGGCTGCCTGTGCACCTCATATTCCGTTCTATTATTATCATATTCCTGTTTTAACAGGGGCTAATTTTAATATGAATGATTTTTTAAAACTTGCAGAAAACGAAATACCCAATTTGGCAGGTATTAAGTTTACTAATAATAATTTAATAGATTTTCAGCATAGTAAAAAAGTATCAAACGGTAAATTTAATATACTTTTTGGGTACGACGAATTATTTATTAACAGCTTGCCTTTAGGTGCAACAGGATGGGTTGGTAGCACATACAACCATTTAGCACCATTGTATTACAAAATAAAAGATCTTTTCGAGAAAGGTAAAATGGCAGAGGCTGCAGACTTACAAACAAAAGCCATTCGATTCGTAGAAATTTTAGACAGTAAAGGGGGCTTTAATGGTGTAGGTAAAGGGTTTATGAGAGTGTTGGGTATCGATTGCGGTCCATCGCGATTCCCGCATTCTACTTTGACGGATAATGATTATAAAATTATAAAACAAGAACTAGACGCTATTGGTTTAGCCGATTTGTTCAGTAAATAA
- a CDS encoding glycoside hydrolase family 27 protein, with amino-acid sequence MKAFYLFLTVCFLSAKDIYAQKFENLALTPPMGWNSWNAFECEGVNETVIREMADAMVEKGLKDVGYEYIVIDDCWQIGRDDNGYIIVDKEKFPSGIKALADYVHAKGLKFGIYSDAGTMTCARRPGSKGYEFKDAETYAKWGVDYLKYDWCFTEGQDAKQSYKLMRDALYKAGRPIVFSMCEWGENKPWEWAKDVGHLWRTTLDIDMNGRFDGNVNGNLFGWSDLVDMQVGLEKYAGPGHWNDPDMLAVGNNMPINEARAHFSMWAMLAAPLMAGNDLRTMSFSDQEILTNKELIAINQDALGKQGFKIKDYGNFEVWQKPLSNGEIAICLFNREIKNKKYEVDWSKLQIKKFSGKYSVKNLWQNKVIGTTDINYKIEVPARDVVVFRLTK; translated from the coding sequence ATGAAAGCATTTTACCTATTTTTAACAGTCTGTTTTTTATCAGCAAAAGATATTTATGCTCAAAAATTCGAGAACCTCGCCTTAACACCTCCTATGGGATGGAACAGTTGGAATGCTTTTGAATGTGAAGGCGTTAATGAAACGGTAATTAGAGAAATGGCCGATGCCATGGTAGAAAAAGGTTTAAAAGATGTGGGTTACGAGTATATCGTTATTGATGATTGTTGGCAAATAGGACGAGACGACAACGGCTATATTATTGTCGATAAAGAGAAATTTCCTTCGGGTATAAAAGCTTTGGCAGATTATGTTCATGCCAAAGGTCTAAAATTTGGTATTTATTCTGATGCAGGAACAATGACTTGTGCACGCCGTCCTGGAAGTAAAGGTTATGAATTTAAAGATGCCGAAACCTATGCCAAATGGGGCGTCGATTATTTAAAATACGATTGGTGCTTTACCGAAGGACAGGATGCGAAACAGTCGTACAAATTAATGCGAGATGCCCTGTATAAGGCAGGCAGACCTATTGTGTTTAGTATGTGCGAATGGGGCGAGAACAAACCTTGGGAATGGGCAAAAGATGTTGGACATCTATGGCGAACCACTCTTGATATTGATATGAATGGTAGGTTTGATGGTAATGTAAATGGCAACCTCTTTGGATGGTCCGATTTAGTAGATATGCAAGTCGGCTTGGAAAAATATGCGGGACCCGGACATTGGAACGACCCCGATATGCTCGCCGTTGGTAACAACATGCCTATAAACGAAGCCCGAGCACATTTTAGTATGTGGGCTATGTTGGCAGCACCTTTAATGGCAGGGAACGACCTAAGAACCATGTCTTTTAGCGATCAAGAAATACTAACAAATAAAGAGTTAATTGCGATAAACCAAGATGCTTTGGGTAAACAAGGTTTTAAGATTAAAGACTACGGTAATTTCGAGGTTTGGCAAAAACCACTATCCAATGGTGAAATTGCTATTTGCTTATTTAATAGAGAAATTAAGAATAAAAAATACGAAGTGGATTGGTCTAAACTGCAAATCAAAAAGTTTTCTGGAAAATATTCAGTTAAAAATTTATGGCAAAATAAAGTAATCGGGACTACCGATATTAATTATAAAATTGAAGTGCCTGCCAGAGATGTTGTGGTTTTTAGATTAACAAAATAA